Genomic segment of Burkholderia pyrrocinia:
ACTGCGTCCCGCGCGTACGCGTGCCGGCCGGGCAAAGACTCCTGACAGGCATGGGCAGGGGCTTCGGCGATACTGTGCGCTTTCGCACCCGTCGATCCGCGGCGCACGTCGGATTTCCACGCCATGACAACCATTCAAGTTCCCGTCCCGCTGAAGGAATCGCTGGGCGAGCGGCAGTTCCACATGCTGGCCGACGTGCTGCATTCGATCGCGCCTGCCTTCGACCGGGCGGCATTTCTTGCGACGGCGCTCGACGGCCTTGACGGCTTGACGCTGATGGCGCGCGTCAGGCGCGCCAGCGCGGCGATCGACACCGGTGCGCGGTCGCTACCCGGCGGATACGATGCCGTGCTGGCGTTGTTGCAGGAGGCCGCGCCTCGATTGGGCCGGGGTTTTGTCTCGCTCGTCGCGCCCGACTATGTCGGGCAGTACGGTCGGCACACCTTCGACCGTTCGATGGACGCGCTGAAATATTTCACGCCGTTCGGCACGTCGGAATTCGCGGTACGTGAATTCCTGCGCCTCGACCGGGCGCTCGCGCTCGCAGTGATGGAAACCTGGACGCACGATGCGGACGATGCAGTGCGCCGGCTGGCAAGCGAGGGAAGTCGCCCGCGCCTGCCGTGGTCGTTCCGGCTCCGCGAGATCGAGGCCGACCCGGCGCTGGCAGCGCGGATACTCGACAATCTTCGCGCGGACTCGAGCGCTTATGTACGCCGCTCGGTCGCGAATCACCTGAACGACGTGGCGAAGACGCATCCGGCATGGGTGCTCGATCGGGCCGAACGATGGGGCGGCGACAATCCGCATACGCGATGGATCGTCCGTCATGCGCTTCGTACGCTCGTGAAGCAGGGCGATGCGCGCGCGCTCGCGATACTCGGTGCCGACAGTGCGCCTCGCGTGGCAGTCGGCCCGTTTGGCGTGACGCCCGCGCAGGTGGTGCTCGGCGAATCGATCGCGCTCGCCTGCGAGTTGCATTCGACGGCCAAGACGGCACAGCGACTCGTCGTCGATTACCGTATAGGCTATGTAAAGCAAAATGGCGAGGCGTCGCCGAAGGTGTTCAAGCTGAAGGTACTGACGCTCGAACCCGGCGAGCGCATCACGCTCCGGCACAGTCGGTCGATCCGCGATTTCACTACGCGCCGACACCATGCGGGCCGGCATGAGGTCGAGTTGATCGTCAACGGCCGGGTCGTTGCGCGATCTTTCTTCGAGCTTGCCGTGTGAGTGGCTGTTTGCCGGTCCGACGTCGTCGTGTGAAGCGGCGTGGAGGCGAGGTTCGTCGGCTGACGAGGCGGGCGATCGGCGGTCGATGATACCCGGCGGCTCTGGAAGACACTCCGGCGATTGCGCGCCGAACACGGGATTCGTTATCTGCGCGCCGCAGCGAAGCATCGCAGCATTCGGTATTTTGCGCGCGGTCCAGGTTGACTAAGATCGAACCCTCGGGCGGACGCCTGTATCGTCAACCGGTCCGCCCGCGCCCGAATCATGGACAACCGCACAGATTCCCCTCCACGCATCTCGCTGCCGGAACGCGCGCAGCGCCCACGCTCGGTGTGCGCGAAGGCGCTCGTGTTCGCGGACCCGGCGTCGCGCGTCGCGCTCGCGAATACGAATACGACGGCTGGAGATCGCGAGCGCCGCATCTTCCTGCGCGGCGATCAGGCGCTGCCGTACGGCAACGCGATCGCGCCGATGGGCGAGATCGGCGGCGCTGGCTACGGGAAGGTCGCGCGGGTATCCGGGGTGCCGAAGCAACGATGACGCAGGCGGCCGAACGCGTGCGCATCACGCAGATCAGCTTTCTGACGCCGGGCAACTATGCCGCGGACGATCCGTTGCCGGGCCTCGAGCAGACGCTCGACCTGTTCCGGATCGGCGAGGCACTCGGCTACGACTGTGCATGGGTGCGTCAACGCCATCTCGAGCGGGCCGTGTCGTCGGCGGCCACGTTTCTCGCGGCGGCGAGCCAGCACACGACGCGGATCGGGCTCGGGGCGGCCGTGATCCAGATGGGTTACGAGAATCCGTTCCGCCTGGCCGAGGATCTGGCGACCGTCGACATCCTGTCGCGCGGCCGCCTGAACGTCGGGCTCAGCGCAGGCGTGCCGCCTCACGGCGCATTGCTCGGCGACAGGCTGTTCGATGGTGCACCGGAGCAAATCGACTTTTCGCACGCACGCGTCGCACGGTTGCGCGCGAACCTGACGGGCGATCTGCTCGGCGACGAACAGTGTTTCGTCGAATCGCCGGCCGGGCGCGAGCGGCCACGCGTGATGCCGTACGCGCCCGGACTGACGCAGCGGCTCTGGTATGGCGGCGGCTCGCTCCGCTCGGCCGAATGGGCCGGTCGCCACGGCTTCAACCTGCTGATCGGCAATCTGAACGTCGGCGAGCACACGGACGACTTCTTCGACACGCAGCGCAGCCACATCGACGCGTTTCGTTCGCACTGGTGCGGCATGCATCCGCCGCGCATCGCGCTCGGGCGCGTGATCGTGCCGACCGACAGTGCCGATCACGTCAGCCGCCGGCGCTATCGCGCGTTCGCCGCGCAACGCGTCGAGCGCACGCGCGGCCCGCAAGGCCCGCGTCGCACCCTCTATGCGGAAGACCTGGTCGGCAGTGCCGCGGAAATCGCCGAGCATCTGCTCGCGGATCCGATCGTGCGGCAGGTCGGCGAGTTACGCCTGGAATTGCCGTACGATTTCGCGCCCGACGAGTACGAACAGATCCTGACCGATTTCGTGCTGCATGTCGCGCCGTGTCTCGGCGGACAGACGAGCAGGACCGCGACGTAGTCGGGGAATCCGGACCGCGGGGCGCGCGCGAACGACGGTCCGCGCTGGCGCGGCGTGCACGTCCCGCGGCTCGAAGCCGTCCGGCCGGACCGGCCGCCGCTCACGCCGCGCGCGCGTGCCGGTTCAGCGGATACGGCAGCCCGAGATGATCGCGCCGAGATGGATTTTGCGAGGCGTAGCGTGAGTCGATTGGCTCATGGCTGGAGCAGGGCAGGGGCGACGGACATCATGCGAGCGCGACTTGCACCCGCGCCGCGTGTGCGTCGGGCAAGGTCGGCAGCGCGTCGAGGAGCGATGCGGTGTACGGGTGCGACGGCGCGCCGAACACCTGGTCGACCGCGCCGCTTTCGACGACGCGGCCGCGGCGCATCACGAGAATCCGGTCGGCGACGTGATGCACGACGCCGAGATCGTGCGAAATGAACAGCATCGCGGTGCCGTGCTCGGCCTGCAGGTCGGCCAGCAGGTCGAGCACCTGCGCCTGGATCGACACGTCGAGCGCGCTGACGGGCTCGTCCGCGACGAGCAGCGCCGGATTCGGCGCGAACGCGCGGGCAATCGCGACGCGCTGCCGCTGGCCGCCGGACAACTCGCGCGGATAGCGGTCGATGCAACCGGCGCCGAGCCGCACTTCGTCGAGCAGATGCAGCACGCGGCGGCGGCGCGCGTCGCCGCGGATGCCGACTGCGTCGAGGCTTTCGCCGATGATCTGGCCGACCGAATAGCGCGGGTCGAACGAGCTGTACGGATCCTGCGCGATCAGTTGCAGCCGTGCACGACGGGCACGCCGCGCGGACTCCGGCACGCCGCTCCACGGCGCTCCGTCGAGCGCGACGGCGCCGCTGTCCGGCTCGACGAGGCCCAGCACGATCCGGGCGACCGTCGATTTTCCGGAACCGGATTCGCCGACGATGCCGAGCGTTTCGCCGCGCGCCAACGCGAACGTGACGCCGTCGACCGCGGCCGGCGCGTCGCCGCCGCCGTAGCGCTTCGTGACCGCTGCGACGGCCAGCACCTGCGCGCGGGCGTCGATCCGCTTGGGCGGCAGCGGGATTCGCCCGGCGGCAACGGCCGGGGCTGGATCGTCCGTCCGCGGCTCGGCCGCGAGCCGGAAACCGCGCGATGCGGGCGTGGGAATCGCCGCGAGCAGTTGACGCGTGTACGGATGCGCGGGCGCGGTCAGCACGTCGCGCGCCGGCCCCTGCTCGACGACGCGGCCGGCGCGCATCACGAGCACGCGATCGGCCAGTTCGGCGACAACCGCGAGGTCGTGGCTGATCAGCAGCAGCGCATCGCCGGCGTCGCGGCGCGCGCGCAGCAGCGACAGGATCTGCCGCTGCACGGTCATGTCGAGCGCGGTGGTCGGCTCGTCGGCGATCAGCAGCGACGCGCCGCCGGCGATCGCGGTACCGATCAGCACGCGCTGGCGCAAGCCGCCCGACAACTGGTGCGGATACTGCGGGAGCCGCCGTTCGGGTTCGTCGATACCGACCGAGCGCAGCAGGTCGGTGCTGCGCGCATGAAGGTCGCGCCGCCGGGTGTCGTGCAGCGCCTCGGCGACGAGGTCGCGCACGCGCCACAGCGGGTCGAGCGACACCAGCGCGTCCTGCAGCACGTAGCCGATCCGGCGGCCGCGAACGGCGCGCCAGTCGCGTTCGCGATGGCGGCGCGCGTCGGCGCCGGCGATGTCGAACCGCGCGGCGTCGATCACGGCATGCGGGCCGTTCAGCCCGACGAGACTGCGCGCGGTGACCGACTTGCCGGAGCCCGACTCGCCGACCAGCGCGACGCATTCGCCGGCATGCACGGCGAGGTCGAGCGGTCCGACGACGGCCGTCGTGCCGCGTGGGCCGCGGAACCCGATCGTCAGATGCTCGATGCTGACCAGCGGCACGGCGGATGCGACAGTGGGTGCAATAGCGGTCATGCCGCCTCCCGGCGTTCGAAGCGCGCCTGCCAGTAGCCGCCGAGCGCATTCACGGCGACGACGGCTGCGGTGATCGCGAGGCCGGGCCAGACCGCGATCCACCACGCGTTGTACAGGTAGTTGCGGCCTTCGGCGAGCATCAGCCCCCATTCGGCGGCGGGCGGCTGCGGCCCCATGCCGAGGAAGCTCAGTCCCGACGTGCCGATGATCGCGGTGCCGAGCCCGATGGTCGCGAGCACCGGCACTTGCGCGATCGCGTGCGGCAGCACGTGCCGCCAGACCAGCACGGCTGACGCTAGGCCGAGCGTGCGCGCCTGCTCGACATAGCCGGACCCGGCGACGACGAAGGTCTGCGCGCGCACCACGCGCGCGAAACGCGGCACCGACGCGACGCCCAGCGCGAAGACGAGGTTCACCGCGCCCGGGCCGGTAAACGAGATCAGCATCAGCGCGAGCAGCAGGTCGGGGAACGCGGACACGACGTCGAGAAAGCGCGTGATCAGCTCGTCGAGCCAGCCGCGCGCGAGGCCGGCGAACAGGCCGAGCGCGGTGCCGAACAGCGTCGCGACGCCAATCGCGGCCACGCTGATCGACAGCGAGTAGCGTGCGCCGTAGACGACGCGCGAGAAGATGTCGCGGCCGAGCTGGTCGGTGCCGAACCAGTGCTCGGCGCTGCTGCCGAGCTGCGCGGCGAGCGGGTCGGCGGCAAGCGGGTCGTAGTGCGCGAGCCACGCTGGCGCGATGACGGCGACTGCGTTCAGCAGCAGATAGGCGGCGGCGAGCGCGAGTCCCGGATGGCGGCGCAGCCAGCCGGGCTCGGCGAATTTCGTGCGCGGGTGCAACGCGAGATCGACGGGAGTGGACATCGGAGCCTCCGGTTCAATGCCGTGCGCGCTGGTCGCGCAGGCGGGGATCGATCAGCAGGTAGAGCAGATCGACGGCGGTGCTGAGCGCGACGTAGATCGCGGCGGACAGGATCGCGATCGCGAGGATCACCGGCATGTCTTTCGACAGCACCGCGTCGACCGTCACCTTGCCGAGGCCCGGCCGGCCGAACACCTGTTCGGTGATCACCGCGCCGCTCAGCAATCCGCCGA
This window contains:
- a CDS encoding LLM class flavin-dependent oxidoreductase, translated to MTQAAERVRITQISFLTPGNYAADDPLPGLEQTLDLFRIGEALGYDCAWVRQRHLERAVSSAATFLAAASQHTTRIGLGAAVIQMGYENPFRLAEDLATVDILSRGRLNVGLSAGVPPHGALLGDRLFDGAPEQIDFSHARVARLRANLTGDLLGDEQCFVESPAGRERPRVMPYAPGLTQRLWYGGGSLRSAEWAGRHGFNLLIGNLNVGEHTDDFFDTQRSHIDAFRSHWCGMHPPRIALGRVIVPTDSADHVSRRRYRAFAAQRVERTRGPQGPRRTLYAEDLVGSAAEIAEHLLADPIVRQVGELRLELPYDFAPDEYEQILTDFVLHVAPCLGGQTSRTAT
- a CDS encoding dipeptide ABC transporter ATP-binding protein; amino-acid sequence: MTAIAPTVASAVPLVSIEHLTIGFRGPRGTTAVVGPLDLAVHAGECVALVGESGSGKSVTARSLVGLNGPHAVIDAARFDIAGADARRHRERDWRAVRGRRIGYVLQDALVSLDPLWRVRDLVAEALHDTRRRDLHARSTDLLRSVGIDEPERRLPQYPHQLSGGLRQRVLIGTAIAGGASLLIADEPTTALDMTVQRQILSLLRARRDAGDALLLISHDLAVVAELADRVLVMRAGRVVEQGPARDVLTAPAHPYTRQLLAAIPTPASRGFRLAAEPRTDDPAPAVAAGRIPLPPKRIDARAQVLAVAAVTKRYGGGDAPAAVDGVTFALARGETLGIVGESGSGKSTVARIVLGLVEPDSGAVALDGAPWSGVPESARRARRARLQLIAQDPYSSFDPRYSVGQIIGESLDAVGIRGDARRRRVLHLLDEVRLGAGCIDRYPRELSGGQRQRVAIARAFAPNPALLVADEPVSALDVSIQAQVLDLLADLQAEHGTAMLFISHDLGVVHHVADRILVMRRGRVVESGAVDQVFGAPSHPYTASLLDALPTLPDAHAARVQVALA
- a CDS encoding ABC transporter permease → MSTPVDLALHPRTKFAEPGWLRRHPGLALAAAYLLLNAVAVIAPAWLAHYDPLAADPLAAQLGSSAEHWFGTDQLGRDIFSRVVYGARYSLSISVAAIGVATLFGTALGLFAGLARGWLDELITRFLDVVSAFPDLLLALMLISFTGPGAVNLVFALGVASVPRFARVVRAQTFVVAGSGYVEQARTLGLASAVLVWRHVLPHAIAQVPVLATIGLGTAIIGTSGLSFLGMGPQPPAAEWGLMLAEGRNYLYNAWWIAVWPGLAITAAVVAVNALGGYWQARFERREAA
- a CDS encoding DNA alkylation repair protein, whose amino-acid sequence is MTTIQVPVPLKESLGERQFHMLADVLHSIAPAFDRAAFLATALDGLDGLTLMARVRRASAAIDTGARSLPGGYDAVLALLQEAAPRLGRGFVSLVAPDYVGQYGRHTFDRSMDALKYFTPFGTSEFAVREFLRLDRALALAVMETWTHDADDAVRRLASEGSRPRLPWSFRLREIEADPALAARILDNLRADSSAYVRRSVANHLNDVAKTHPAWVLDRAERWGGDNPHTRWIVRHALRTLVKQGDARALAILGADSAPRVAVGPFGVTPAQVVLGESIALACELHSTAKTAQRLVVDYRIGYVKQNGEASPKVFKLKVLTLEPGERITLRHSRSIRDFTTRRHHAGRHEVELIVNGRVVARSFFELAV